From Musa acuminata AAA Group cultivar baxijiao chromosome BXJ3-8, Cavendish_Baxijiao_AAA, whole genome shotgun sequence, one genomic window encodes:
- the LOC135643978 gene encoding uncharacterized protein LOC135643978, producing MTTPTNLAEDRHHHLPYPPLDGRRHRHYMGRPISAPSSAASFRGCCCCLFLLLIFVALLAVAVALVVVLVLKPKKPQFDLQQVAVQYLLVAPTTSSASPTVSALGGAAVRGAQPTAAYLSLNITLLFLADNPNKVGIRYDAAALDVMYRGVPLGVATVPGFEQPAQSRRLVQTRVVVDRFNVMQSDALDLVRDAALNDRVDLRLTGDVAAKILVLGLSSPRVQVSVDCAIEISPRKQSLTYKRCGVDGLNF from the exons ATGACTACCCCAACGAACCTCGCTGAGGACCGCCACCACCATCTTCCGTACCCTCCGCTCGACGGCCGCCGGCACCGTCATTACATGGGCCGGCCCATCTCGGCcccctcctccgccgcctccttCAGGGGCTGCTGCTGTTGTCTATTCCTCCTGCTCATCTTCGTCGCCCtcctcgccgtcgccgtcgccctcGTAGTCGTCCTCGTCCTCAAGCCCAAGAAGCCCCAGTTCGACCTCCAGCAGGTGGCCGTACAGTACCTCCTCGTCGCCCCCACCACCTCCTCCGCTTCACCCACCGTCTCCGCCCTTGGCGGGGCCGCAGTCCGAGGGGCACAGCCGACGGCGGCGTACCTGTCGCTCAACATCACGCTGCTGTTCCTTGCGGACAACCCGAACAAGGTGGGGATCCGGTACGATGCGGCGGCGCTGGACGTGATGTACCGTGGGGTGCCGCTGGGGGTGGCAACGGTGCCGGGGTTCGAACAGCCGGCCCAGAGCCGTCGCTTGGTCCAGACCCGCGTCGTCGTCGACCGCTTCAACGTCATGCAGTCTGATGCCCTCGACCTCGTCCGCGACGCCGCCCTTAACGATCGCGTCGACCTCCGCCTCACCGGCGACGTCGCCGCCAAGATCCTCGTCCTCGGCCTTTCCTCCCCCAGGGTTCAG GTTTCGGTGGATTGTGCGATCGAGATCAGCCCTAGGAAGCAGTCGCTCACTTACAAGCGGTGTGGAGTCGACGGATTAAATTTCTGA